The Sediminispirochaeta smaragdinae DSM 11293 genome has a segment encoding these proteins:
- a CDS encoding protein-glutamate methylesterase/protein-glutamine glutaminase, with the protein MEEKKLTVMIVDDSAVVRQTMKDIISSDPMLEVAGTAADPLIAAKKLESFIPDVIVLDIEMPRMDGLTFLRRLMNAHPVPVVICSSKTEDGSQNAIHALEYGAVEIIQKPKMGTKQFLEESKVTICDAVKAAAYTKVKKKSVTIPQKTVQPKLTADAVLSKGTAPLTIDTTDKVVVIGASTGGTEALREFIEQLPVDAPGIAIVQHMPEHFTAAFAKRLDGLARVTVKEAANNDSVLRGHVLIAPGNRHMLLKRSGARYYVEVREGPLVSRHRPSVDVLFRSAARYAGKNAIGVIMTGMGDDGARGMAEMHESGSFTIAQDEKSCVVFGMPNEAIKRGGVDEVLSLDRIAGRVLEKGQRG; encoded by the coding sequence GTGGAAGAAAAGAAACTCACAGTCATGATTGTTGACGATTCTGCGGTCGTTCGTCAGACTATGAAAGATATTATCTCATCGGACCCTATGTTGGAAGTTGCCGGAACAGCGGCCGATCCCCTTATTGCCGCAAAGAAGCTTGAGAGCTTCATTCCTGATGTTATTGTCCTTGATATCGAGATGCCGCGTATGGATGGTCTGACATTTCTCCGTCGGCTGATGAACGCTCATCCCGTCCCCGTGGTAATCTGTTCCAGTAAGACCGAAGACGGTAGCCAGAATGCTATTCATGCTCTTGAGTACGGTGCGGTTGAAATCATTCAGAAACCAAAGATGGGAACAAAACAGTTTCTCGAAGAATCGAAGGTAACGATCTGCGATGCGGTAAAAGCCGCTGCGTACACCAAGGTAAAAAAGAAGTCGGTAACCATTCCCCAAAAGACGGTACAGCCTAAACTGACGGCAGATGCGGTACTTTCGAAGGGAACCGCGCCTTTGACAATTGATACCACGGATAAGGTCGTTGTGATCGGAGCATCGACAGGAGGTACCGAAGCCCTCCGGGAGTTTATCGAGCAGCTTCCTGTAGACGCCCCCGGTATTGCGATCGTTCAGCACATGCCCGAGCATTTTACCGCTGCTTTTGCAAAAAGACTGGACGGACTTGCACGTGTTACGGTGAAAGAGGCGGCGAATAATGATTCAGTACTTCGTGGGCATGTGTTGATTGCTCCAGGTAATCGTCATATGCTTCTCAAACGGAGTGGGGCACGCTATTATGTAGAGGTTCGAGAAGGTCCGCTTGTGAGTAGACATAGACCCTCGGTGGATGTCCTGTTTCGCTCTGCGGCACGCTATGCAGGCAAAAACGCCATTGGTGTTATTATGACAGGAATGGGCGATGATGGTGCCCGTGGGATGGCCGAGATGCATGAGTCAGGCTCTTTTACCATTGCGCAGGATGAGAAAAGTTGTGTCGTATTTGGAATGCCGAACGAGGCGATTAAACGTGGAGGAGTTGACGAAGTCCTTTCTCTCGATCGGATTGCCGGTAGAGTTCTTGAGAAGGGCCAGAGAGGATAG
- a CDS encoding chemotaxis protein CheA, producing MDNFKETFREEAFELLASLESDLLELESNPDDKELVSSVFRVMHTIKGSSAMFGFDEISEFTHEVESFFDKVRNGELRIDRQIIDATLSARDLIREMLEEEGDSKERKEECEAVLQTFRTLAQQAKGGKSPDAETEGEAEESPFEVEREESNQEELTYRIRFVPPSDLFKSGTNPILLLRELRELGDCTIIPRLDSIEGLEKFDPESCFCSWEIILTTKADINAIRDIFIFIESDSTIQIDTIESFSDMIENSQSRRLGDILLERGVISEETLKEALGKQKRLGEVLVETKAVSRGDISAALQEQEHGKRVQEKRTATLGKAGMSIRVASDKLDSLVDLVGELVTVQARISQLAVQENDASGHLRLVSEQLERLVEELRDNTMSLRMVPIGTTFSKFRRLVRDLSLELGKKVELQAEGAETELDKTVIEQLGDPLVHLIRNCIDHGIEMPEVRSSHGKPELGKVLLSARHVGATVQISIEDDGGGLDRDAILAKGIERGLLSPDGKLSDEDIFQTIFLPGFSTAKKITAVSGRGVGMDVVRQQIEALRGSVSIWSETGKGTKITISLPLTLAIVDGLLVRVGEEFFVVPLSAVEACVELDENEAEERGRRRLLEFREKLLPYVRLDDLFDLSSDDTSLRQVVVTELDFNRFGIVVDEVIGDHQTVIKSLGPLYQRVEGVSGATILGDGRVALILDILQLAKISAAVAG from the coding sequence ATGGATAATTTCAAAGAAACATTTCGTGAAGAGGCTTTCGAACTTCTGGCATCTTTGGAAAGCGATCTTCTCGAATTGGAGTCGAACCCCGATGATAAGGAGCTTGTGTCGTCGGTCTTTCGCGTGATGCATACGATAAAGGGCTCTTCGGCCATGTTCGGCTTCGATGAGATTTCGGAATTTACCCATGAAGTAGAATCTTTTTTTGATAAAGTAAGAAACGGTGAATTACGTATAGATCGTCAGATAATCGATGCCACTCTTTCGGCAAGAGATCTTATCCGGGAAATGCTGGAAGAAGAAGGGGATTCGAAAGAACGAAAAGAGGAGTGTGAAGCGGTTCTTCAGACCTTTCGGACACTTGCTCAGCAGGCGAAGGGAGGAAAGTCTCCTGATGCGGAAACAGAGGGTGAGGCCGAAGAATCGCCTTTCGAAGTAGAGAGAGAGGAATCGAATCAGGAAGAGCTGACGTACCGAATTCGTTTTGTTCCACCTTCTGATCTTTTTAAATCGGGGACTAATCCCATACTGCTTTTACGTGAGCTTCGGGAACTCGGTGATTGCACGATCATTCCCCGTCTTGATTCCATCGAAGGATTGGAAAAGTTCGATCCCGAGTCCTGTTTTTGCAGCTGGGAAATCATCTTAACAACAAAGGCCGATATCAACGCCATACGCGATATTTTTATTTTTATCGAATCGGATTCGACAATTCAAATCGATACCATTGAAAGTTTCAGCGATATGATTGAGAACTCTCAGTCAAGGAGGCTGGGAGATATCCTTCTCGAACGCGGAGTGATCAGCGAAGAGACCTTAAAGGAGGCTCTCGGAAAGCAGAAACGTCTTGGAGAAGTGCTTGTCGAAACAAAGGCTGTTTCCCGTGGCGATATCTCGGCGGCCTTGCAGGAACAAGAGCATGGTAAGCGTGTCCAGGAAAAAAGAACTGCGACCCTCGGAAAAGCGGGAATGTCGATAAGAGTTGCAAGCGATAAGCTCGATTCTCTGGTGGATCTTGTCGGAGAACTTGTTACCGTTCAGGCCAGGATCAGCCAACTGGCTGTTCAGGAGAATGACGCATCTGGTCATCTGCGTCTTGTCTCAGAGCAACTTGAGCGATTGGTTGAAGAGCTTCGAGATAATACCATGAGCCTCAGAATGGTTCCTATCGGCACAACCTTTAGTAAATTCCGTCGTTTGGTCAGAGATCTTTCCCTGGAATTGGGGAAAAAAGTTGAATTACAGGCAGAGGGGGCCGAAACCGAGCTCGATAAGACGGTTATCGAACAACTGGGTGATCCCCTTGTCCACCTGATTCGTAACTGTATCGATCACGGTATTGAGATGCCTGAGGTCCGTTCTTCTCATGGTAAGCCTGAGCTTGGAAAGGTTCTCCTTTCGGCCCGGCATGTGGGAGCCACGGTCCAGATTTCCATCGAAGACGACGGCGGAGGGCTCGACCGTGATGCTATATTGGCGAAGGGCATCGAACGCGGGCTCCTTTCTCCCGACGGAAAGTTGAGTGACGAGGATATTTTTCAAACGATATTCCTTCCTGGATTTTCCACTGCAAAGAAGATCACCGCCGTTTCCGGACGCGGGGTAGGGATGGATGTTGTTAGACAGCAGATTGAGGCCTTGCGGGGGTCTGTCTCGATTTGGAGTGAAACGGGAAAAGGTACCAAAATTACTATTTCGTTGCCGCTTACCCTTGCCATTGTAGATGGATTGCTTGTCCGGGTGGGCGAAGAGTTTTTTGTTGTTCCCCTTTCCGCGGTTGAGGCGTGTGTTGAGCTGGATGAAAACGAAGCCGAGGAACGCGGTAGGCGGCGGCTTCTTGAATTCCGCGAAAAACTACTCCCCTATGTTCGTTTGGATGATCTTTTCGATCTTTCTAGTGATGATACCTCACTTCGGCAAGTTGTTGTGACCGAGCTCGATTTTAACAGATTCGGCATTGTTGTTGATGAAGTCATCGGGGACCATCAGACGGTGATAAAGAGTCTGGGCCCGCTCTATCAACGCGTGGAAGGGGTTTCCGGAGCAACCATTCTCGGCGATGGAAGGGTGGCTCTCATTCTCGACATTCTGCAGCTTGCAAAGATTTCTGCTGCCGTTGCCGGATGA
- a CDS encoding PAS domain S-box protein, producing the protein MKDSERKPLILVVEDEQVVAIDISRTLRGLGYDVCQPVASGEKALQMLKSVEPDLILLDIRLEGELDGIETAKVIRRDYQIPYIYLSTFSDEQTLGRAKKTEPYGYITKSSHRNDLHSMIEMALYRSKMERRIRENEEILSVTLKSISDAVIGTSLDGSIISWNSGAETIFGYKAEAVRGMNISILTPPFYPNEMPEILDSIWDGSEVDHYETIRQKRDGTIINVSVKVSPIRNHQNRISGASIIARDITTRKHLEREILEISEKERKRIGQDLHDSLGQKLTGISLQIKALENRLRQSLPNEAENAASIATLVNEAIMQTRNLAKNLLTVTLQTQGLSVALQELASYCEELYGIPIDCKTALKEEITDSALASQLYHIAQEAVTNAIRHANADFIEIMVHDDDSEIILEVKDNGNGAVLGRQGGIGLKIMEFRSSMIAGRLSIYGEPGKGSSITCRVPKIGSVGGT; encoded by the coding sequence ATGAAAGATTCGGAAAGAAAGCCGCTCATCCTTGTCGTCGAGGACGAGCAAGTTGTTGCGATAGATATAAGCAGAACCTTACGAGGGCTTGGATACGATGTCTGTCAGCCTGTGGCATCGGGAGAAAAAGCTCTTCAGATGTTGAAGAGTGTCGAACCGGATCTTATTTTGTTGGATATTCGTCTGGAAGGCGAGCTTGACGGCATCGAGACGGCCAAAGTGATTCGCCGCGATTATCAAATTCCGTATATCTACCTTTCAACTTTTTCCGACGAACAAACCCTCGGTAGGGCGAAAAAAACCGAGCCATACGGCTATATCACCAAGAGTAGCCATCGGAACGACCTCCATTCTATGATTGAGATGGCCCTTTATCGCTCTAAGATGGAACGAAGGATACGTGAAAACGAAGAGATCCTTTCTGTGACCCTCAAAAGTATCAGTGATGCTGTTATCGGGACTAGTCTGGATGGATCCATCATCAGCTGGAATAGTGGGGCCGAGACGATTTTCGGCTATAAAGCGGAAGCTGTGAGAGGAATGAATATTTCCATCCTTACTCCGCCCTTTTACCCGAATGAAATGCCGGAGATTCTTGATTCCATTTGGGACGGCAGTGAGGTCGACCATTACGAGACGATACGGCAGAAAAGGGATGGTACCATTATTAATGTTTCTGTCAAGGTTTCCCCTATTCGTAACCATCAGAATCGGATAAGTGGTGCTTCCATCATTGCTCGCGACATCACCACCCGTAAACATTTGGAAAGAGAGATTCTGGAAATCAGCGAAAAAGAGCGGAAGCGGATCGGCCAGGACCTTCACGACAGCCTTGGCCAGAAACTGACCGGTATAAGTCTGCAGATTAAGGCCCTTGAAAACCGTCTCCGCCAGTCGCTTCCGAATGAGGCGGAGAATGCCGCCTCTATTGCAACGCTGGTAAATGAAGCCATCATGCAGACGAGAAATCTTGCAAAGAATCTGCTTACCGTTACTCTACAGACGCAGGGGCTTTCCGTAGCCCTCCAGGAGCTTGCAAGCTATTGTGAGGAGCTCTACGGCATCCCTATCGATTGCAAAACCGCACTCAAGGAAGAGATCACCGATTCCGCCCTTGCCAGTCAACTTTATCATATTGCCCAGGAGGCGGTTACCAATGCCATTCGGCATGCCAACGCAGACTTCATTGAGATTATGGTTCACGACGATGATTCGGAAATTATCCTTGAGGTAAAAGATAATGGAAATGGCGCCGTCCTCGGTAGACAAGGAGGAATCGGCTTGAAAATCATGGAGTTTCGTTCCAGTATGATAGCTGGTAGGTTGAGTATTTACGGCGAACCTGGAAAGGGCAGTAGTATTACCTGCCGAGTTCCAAAAATCGGTTCAGTAGGCGGAACATGA
- a CDS encoding CheR family methyltransferase, whose product MDYSKTFKKRDLRDEEFKRLSSYIETNLGIRMPPAKKVMLESRLQKRLKHLGLNNFSEYVEYLFSKDGQELEIPAMIDVVTTNKTDFFREPAHFDYLREKVFPHLHMKHDGKPIMLWSAACSTGEEPYTLALEASKFREQHPGFDFRIYATDISGEVLTKARSGIYLKDRLDPIPKEFVRKYFMRSKNPAQNLVRVKPELRALVSFLRLNLMDPVLPFRDMFDVVFCRNVMIYFDRDRQKFLLEKIARSMKPNGFLFLGHSETLTGMDVPFTSVAATIYRRI is encoded by the coding sequence ATGGATTATAGCAAAACCTTCAAAAAGCGCGATTTGCGAGATGAAGAGTTTAAGCGTTTAAGTTCCTACATCGAAACGAACCTTGGTATCAGAATGCCTCCTGCTAAAAAGGTAATGCTGGAAAGTCGTCTGCAAAAGCGATTAAAGCACCTTGGACTCAATAATTTTTCCGAGTATGTTGAATACCTTTTCAGCAAAGATGGACAAGAACTTGAAATCCCCGCCATGATTGATGTGGTTACGACCAACAAGACCGACTTTTTTCGTGAACCGGCCCATTTTGATTATTTGCGGGAAAAGGTTTTTCCTCATTTGCACATGAAGCATGACGGCAAACCGATAATGTTATGGTCGGCCGCATGTTCCACTGGGGAAGAACCTTACACCCTTGCCCTTGAAGCTTCGAAATTTCGGGAGCAGCACCCCGGATTTGATTTTCGGATTTACGCTACAGATATCTCGGGAGAGGTCCTTACGAAGGCGCGTTCCGGAATATATCTTAAAGATCGGTTGGATCCGATACCGAAAGAGTTCGTTCGAAAATACTTTATGAGGAGTAAGAACCCTGCACAGAATTTAGTTCGGGTGAAACCGGAATTGCGGGCTTTGGTCTCGTTCCTTCGCCTGAATCTTATGGATCCCGTTTTACCCTTCAGGGATATGTTCGATGTCGTGTTTTGTAGGAACGTCATGATCTATTTCGATCGTGATCGGCAGAAATTTTTGCTGGAAAAGATAGCTCGTTCGATGAAGCCCAATGGTTTCTTATTTCTTGGTCATTCCGAAACCTTAACGGGAATGGATGTTCCCTTTACATCTGTTGCGGCTACCATATATCGTCGTATTTAG
- a CDS encoding ATP-binding response regulator, whose protein sequence is MHETEQKAPSILVVEDESIVAMDMERRLRGLGYHVVGRVLTGKDAVQQDELLHPDIVLMDIHLKGDMDGIEASTYIHSKRDVPIIYITAYSDDKTLERAKATQPYGYILKPFQEREIHSVIEMALYKHHAEAELKRAKREAEEGLRARNEFLANMSHEFRTPINSILGMATLAKERSDSSEVGEYLDLLIESGKGLLDMVSSVLDYAKIESDRLKLVMSNLNVSSMVKKIRERFAYQISQSDVDFSITVAPGVPKLLWCDEEKYYQIILNLVSNALKFTSRGEVSVTISAGEKIDQAGGSLLLKVVDTGVGIAKDQQDHIFRAFTQVDGSATRTFGGTGLGLTIVKQFVDQVGGSIELTSDTGKGTEVVVNLPVRISTGAEHRIRHDEGSTFPDTPINMSDFAEHCRRLLKEQAYEQIEHEADVIKNHFAKLGYGKVVDDLLRVILGTRKRSEKSVLRALILLDEDTGQSAEREV, encoded by the coding sequence ATGCATGAAACAGAACAGAAAGCTCCCTCCATCCTTGTTGTAGAAGATGAAAGCATCGTAGCCATGGATATGGAACGCCGGCTGCGTGGATTGGGCTACCATGTGGTCGGGCGTGTCCTTACCGGAAAAGATGCGGTTCAGCAAGATGAACTGTTGCATCCTGATATTGTGCTTATGGATATTCATCTGAAGGGCGATATGGACGGTATAGAGGCCTCTACGTATATTCACAGCAAACGTGATGTTCCCATTATCTACATCACTGCCTATTCAGATGATAAAACCCTTGAGCGAGCCAAGGCGACCCAACCTTACGGATATATCTTGAAGCCATTTCAGGAACGTGAAATCCATTCGGTTATCGAGATGGCCCTTTACAAACATCATGCCGAGGCGGAGTTGAAGCGTGCCAAACGGGAAGCGGAAGAGGGGCTGCGGGCGAGAAATGAGTTCCTTGCGAATATGAGCCATGAGTTTCGTACTCCGATTAATTCAATACTGGGGATGGCCACGCTTGCCAAGGAACGAAGCGATTCGTCCGAGGTGGGTGAGTATCTTGATCTTTTGATTGAGTCGGGAAAGGGCCTGTTGGATATGGTCAGTTCGGTTCTCGATTATGCAAAGATAGAATCTGACCGACTCAAGCTTGTCATGTCGAATCTTAATGTTTCTTCAATGGTGAAAAAGATACGGGAACGGTTTGCCTATCAAATATCCCAAAGCGATGTTGATTTTTCCATCACCGTTGCGCCGGGGGTTCCGAAACTTCTCTGGTGTGATGAGGAGAAATATTATCAGATCATATTGAATTTGGTTTCAAACGCCTTGAAGTTTACCTCTCGGGGTGAGGTTTCGGTGACAATTTCCGCCGGAGAAAAAATTGATCAGGCAGGCGGTTCCCTTTTACTTAAGGTGGTGGATACAGGGGTGGGAATTGCCAAGGATCAACAGGACCATATTTTTCGGGCCTTTACCCAGGTGGACGGTTCAGCGACAAGGACCTTCGGCGGAACAGGCCTCGGCCTTACAATCGTAAAGCAATTCGTCGATCAGGTCGGAGGCTCTATCGAGCTTACAAGTGATACGGGAAAGGGCACGGAGGTCGTGGTGAATCTGCCTGTCAGAATCTCTACCGGAGCGGAACATCGTATTCGTCACGACGAAGGCTCCACATTTCCCGATACGCCCATCAATATGTCTGATTTTGCCGAGCATTGTCGTCGCTTACTAAAAGAGCAAGCATATGAACAGATAGAACATGAGGCGGATGTAATAAAAAATCATTTTGCCAAGCTTGGTTATGGAAAAGTCGTAGACGATCTATTAAGAGTAATATTAGGGACGCGGAAACGCTCTGAAAAGAGCGTGCTTAGGGCCCTTATCCTTCTTGATGAGGATACGGGGCAATCTGCGGAACGGGAAGTATAA
- a CDS encoding hybrid sensor histidine kinase/response regulator → MASIFVVEDEGIVALDIKRHLENYGYDVPGLFASGEEVVAAVKQQIPDLILMDISLQGSMDGLEAASIIRESYHVPVILLTAYADEKTIERAKISAPFGYIIKPFEARELRTTIEMALHRALLERRLHESEERYRRFFQDDLSADFICDADGRLIDCNDAYLELYGFHSDEEAALVGINDLFIDEDEKKRFWKGINSKRKLGLAEFSMRKNNGKSLMVRANIVPRFDDSGNLAEINGFVFDTTRLRELEDQLRQAQKMEAIGRLAGGVAHDFNNILTVIMGYTTMLEEKLHSGEDVASDIDGIQKAAKKATALTRQLLAFSRRQVLKPKQIDLNRLVREMEKMLQRLVSEDITMTLLPSAERSDVYVDPGQIEQVLMNLVVNARDAMPGGGKVFITTKNHEVERAFPSAMGTVVPGDYVVLSVSDTGTGINDQDLEMIFEPFYTTKPDEKGTGLGLSTVYGIVKQSNGNIVVETSSDRGTSFHVYLPISGKAVEEHVSSSEETASVGGNETILVVEDEEGVLELVERILAKAGYHVLTARNGGEALLIQERHDAALDLLITDLIMPHLNGGELAARMRQTDGGLKVLFMSGYPERTIWERKIDISREVFLRKPFEPVELLKKVRLLIDRE, encoded by the coding sequence ATGGCATCCATTTTTGTTGTGGAAGATGAAGGTATTGTTGCTCTGGATATTAAACGCCATCTCGAGAATTACGGTTACGATGTGCCCGGACTCTTTGCCAGCGGAGAAGAGGTCGTCGCTGCAGTTAAACAGCAGATTCCCGATCTAATTTTGATGGATATCAGCCTACAGGGGAGCATGGATGGGCTGGAGGCCGCTTCAATCATTCGAGAATCCTATCATGTACCTGTTATCTTACTTACCGCCTATGCCGACGAGAAGACCATTGAACGTGCCAAGATATCGGCTCCTTTCGGCTATATCATTAAGCCCTTTGAAGCGCGAGAACTGCGAACCACCATTGAAATGGCGCTTCATCGTGCCCTTCTTGAACGACGGCTCCATGAGAGTGAGGAGCGCTATCGACGCTTTTTTCAGGATGATCTCTCGGCGGATTTTATCTGCGATGCGGACGGACGTCTGATCGATTGCAACGATGCTTATCTGGAACTATATGGCTTTCATTCCGATGAAGAGGCTGCTCTTGTCGGTATTAATGATCTTTTTATCGATGAAGACGAGAAAAAACGTTTTTGGAAGGGGATCAATAGTAAGCGTAAACTTGGGCTGGCGGAATTTTCCATGCGCAAAAACAATGGGAAAAGTTTGATGGTTCGGGCAAATATTGTCCCTCGTTTCGATGATTCCGGGAACCTGGCCGAGATCAATGGTTTTGTTTTTGATACTACCAGGTTACGGGAATTGGAGGATCAACTTCGCCAGGCCCAGAAGATGGAGGCGATCGGTCGACTTGCCGGTGGGGTCGCCCATGATTTCAACAATATCCTTACGGTTATCATGGGCTATACGACAATGCTGGAAGAGAAGCTTCACTCCGGCGAGGATGTTGCTTCCGATATAGACGGCATTCAGAAGGCTGCTAAAAAGGCAACGGCCCTTACCAGACAGCTTCTTGCCTTTAGCCGACGGCAGGTCTTGAAACCGAAACAGATCGATCTAAACAGACTGGTCCGTGAGATGGAAAAGATGTTGCAGCGGCTTGTGAGCGAGGACATCACCATGACGCTCCTTCCGTCTGCCGAACGGTCGGACGTGTATGTAGATCCTGGCCAAATTGAGCAAGTTCTTATGAATCTCGTGGTTAATGCCCGGGATGCTATGCCCGGTGGGGGAAAAGTCTTTATCACTACCAAAAACCACGAAGTGGAGAGAGCCTTTCCTTCGGCCATGGGGACGGTTGTGCCAGGCGACTATGTCGTTCTATCTGTTTCCGATACCGGTACCGGTATTAATGATCAGGATCTTGAAATGATTTTTGAGCCCTTCTATACCACGAAACCTGACGAAAAGGGAACCGGCCTTGGTCTTTCCACCGTGTACGGCATTGTAAAACAGTCTAACGGAAACATTGTAGTGGAAACATCAAGTGATCGGGGGACAAGTTTTCATGTATATCTCCCCATCTCGGGCAAAGCTGTTGAAGAGCATGTTTCTTCTTCTGAAGAAACGGCAAGTGTCGGAGGGAACGAAACGATTCTGGTTGTTGAGGATGAAGAAGGTGTCTTGGAATTGGTTGAACGAATTCTTGCCAAGGCCGGTTACCATGTTCTTACCGCCCGTAACGGGGGAGAGGCTCTTCTTATTCAGGAACGGCATGATGCTGCTTTGGATCTCTTGATAACGGACCTCATTATGCCCCATCTCAACGGCGGTGAGCTTGCTGCGCGTATGCGGCAGACCGACGGGGGCTTGAAAGTCCTTTTTATGAGTGGATATCCCGAGCGTACCATCTGGGAGCGTAAGATCGATATAAGCCGTGAAGTCTTCTTGCGGAAGCCCTTTGAGCCTGTTGAATTATTGAAAAAGGTTCGTCTGCTTATCGATCGAGAATAG
- a CDS encoding response regulator — MKKRIVVVDDHPIVRQGFVLLINQESDLEVVGQAEDPSAALTIISATKPDLVLVDLSLKNGDGLEMIKDLSRLYPELLMLAVSLHDENVYAERALRAGARGYIMKSEATDSVMIAIRQVLSGGFFLSAKMNERLLTRLTAAGKQDTIDPMARLSDREFEVFQLIGQGYDTRLIAESLCLSIKTIETYKSHLKTKLDLKNSTELMQRAVEWSVKHRR, encoded by the coding sequence ATGAAAAAACGTATCGTGGTTGTCGATGATCATCCCATTGTCAGGCAGGGCTTTGTTCTGCTCATCAATCAGGAATCAGATCTTGAAGTGGTAGGACAGGCCGAAGATCCCTCGGCTGCTTTGACGATTATTTCCGCGACCAAGCCTGACCTTGTGTTGGTGGACCTTTCGTTAAAGAACGGGGACGGGCTTGAAATGATCAAGGATTTGTCTCGTCTCTATCCCGAATTGTTGATGCTGGCGGTAAGCCTTCATGATGAAAATGTCTATGCGGAACGAGCTTTACGTGCCGGTGCCAGGGGCTATATCATGAAAAGTGAGGCCACCGATAGCGTGATGATAGCGATTCGGCAGGTTTTGTCGGGAGGTTTTTTCCTTAGTGCCAAGATGAATGAAAGGCTACTGACCCGCCTTACCGCTGCCGGTAAGCAGGATACGATAGATCCCATGGCCCGTTTAAGCGATAGAGAGTTTGAAGTATTTCAGCTTATCGGACAAGGCTATGATACCCGGCTCATTGCAGAGTCCCTTTGTCTCAGTATCAAGACGATCGAAACCTATAAGTCTCATCTGAAAACAAAGCTTGATCTGAAAAACTCGACGGAGCTTATGCAGCGAGCCGTTGAATGGAGTGTGAAGCATCGAAGATAA